DNA sequence from the Oncorhynchus clarkii lewisi isolate Uvic-CL-2024 chromosome 9, UVic_Ocla_1.0, whole genome shotgun sequence genome:
GAAATTTTAAAACTCTAGCTACTGTTTGGCTGAACTCACCTGCTGACGAACAGCGGCGAAAGCaggtaaactagctagctaactaacgttagctaagcaAAGTGTGACCGGTCCTGTTAACTGCTATACAAAGCTGCGTCTAAATATCGTAACGTTGGCTAACTAGCTTAGCTATCAAGCGATGCATATCAAAACATGGCTGTACAGAGTAATTGAACATTGTTGTACTTTCCAAATTACAGTAACGTTACTTTGTTGTTGCCAGTTAGTCCACTCTACACACGGGCCATGGCATCGATTCATCAGTACAACCCGCAGGCTCTACGTGGCCTGAGCACAGCCAGACAAGCGATGCACTTGATTTTGCTTCCCCGACGCGCGTCGGTGCTTGGTGAAATGTAGACCTTGGTCCAATGCAATGGATCACTCTGCCTACCCGGTCGGATGGCTGACCTGAATCAAGTGCGCCCGACTCCAGCACTGCAGCTAGGTGGCAGTATTTTTGTTTTTCCAAGCAAAACAACGTAGCCCGTTGCTGTAGCTACTTCCGGCAACTACAGTGAAGAAGAAATTGACCATTTGGTTGAGGAGACCCTTTGTCGTGACCCTTTTGTTTTTGTAATTGATATAAAGTCAAAAGGCCGCCACAACGCAACAAAAAAATAACCGGTCAGGGCTTCAATTGCATCTAACCTGCACGGTTTGCGAAATATCGTTGGACACACTGGGCTTTGTAACTAGCTAGATATTCCCATAGCCAGCTAGCGTTAGCTACAATTGCTAGCTCTAGTACACCTTTGGGTCTGTGAGGATGGCGGAGGAGGAAGACGAAGCTGGTTTTGACGAGGATTTGGATGATGGGGCGGGTGGAGCCGATGGGAACCACGGCAAAAGGAAAAGGCTGTTCTCTAAAGAACTTCGGTGTATGATGTATGGATTTGGAGATGACCAGAATCCCTACACCGAGTCGGTGGACATCCTGGAGGACCTTGTGATTGAGTTCGTCACGGAGATGACACACAAAGCCATGTCCATCGGACGCCAGGGCCGTGTCCAGGTGGAGGACATTGTTTTCCTTATCCGGAAAGATCCAAGGAAGTTTGCCCGAGTGAAAGACCTCTTGACGATGAACGAGGAGCTGAAGAGAGCCCGCAAGGCCTTTGATGAAGCGAACTATGGCTCTTAGGGCCTTTGATAGAGGGATTTGGCCTTCACTGCAAATACACACCTTCTTTCCCTTTTTTAAACTTTTCTTTCACATTATCCAAGCTGTTTATTCTGCTTTGATCATTGGAcatgtttttttaatgatttAAAGTTGTTGCAGATGTGAACATAGAGATAGTGTTCATTGACCACCAACTTGTGACTAAAGATATGTTTGTGCTCGTGAAATGCTTATGCCTTCTACAGACAtctttctatttttatttaactaggcaagtcggttaataacaaattcttatttacaatgacggcctaggactaggggcagaatgacagatttttttaccttgtcagcatggatttgatcaagcaacctttaggttactggcccaatgctctatccacaaggctacctgccgccccattaacaTACACACATCTAATACTAGAAAGTAGTTGTATTTATCGTATACTGTGCTGTATCCACAGAAGGACATCACATTGCAGTATCGATCATTAGGTCCTGTTAGGAAATGTCTCTTAGGTGAGAATTGTTGTCCTGTTTATCAGTAAGGATAGTGACACAATGGTGGAATGGACATTTATGAATAAAGTAACTCCCAATCCTTGACACTTTCATCCATCCTTTACTGTGAGATTTCAGGACATGAGCCCAGAGGGGAGTTCAAATTAGACTTTCTATATTAATCCATGGATGGGTTCTCTTTCCTGAAACGTTTCACTTTTGcgacacttgcaataacatctactaaacaaatatatgtgaccaatacaatttgatatgaTTTCTACACCTTGAGACAATGGATATAGCTTCAAAACTTgaataaaatgttttgtttaatTTGTGCAAATGAACGCACAACTTCTGTAGATGGACCTTATTGTGCATGGAATAAAACCCTCTGAATTTTACTTTCATTATTTCCGCAGGACTAAGGGCTCGGACACCTAGGGCTCAGACACATAGGGTTTGCTAGCCGAGAGTACTTAGCACATCTGAACCTAATTTGCGAACCGAGTGTGCACTGAATTTACATGTGAAATGTTGGCAGTCAGACATTACAGTGGGTGGTCCTTAAAACACAGCGCGCTGAACGATCGGCAGATGAACGCTGGATCTAAATTAGGTGTGATGTGTGCGAGCCTTAAAGGTACATTTCAACATTTTCCAACATCAtaatcatctccagcaccaacccaacatcaacatatggaAAAATTGTGCGTTTCAATGTTTTATATTAAAAAAGAGGAGGAAAGTAAATATTCATACTCATTGACTTATTCCAcgtatagttgaagtcagaagtttacatacatttcaggcaaagacatttaaactcagtttcacaattcctgacatttaatcctagtaaaaattccccgtcttaggtcagttaggatcaccactttattttaataatgtgaaatgtcagaataatagtagagtgatttatttcagctttcaattctttcatcacattcccagtgggtcagaagtttacatacactcaattagtatttggtagcattgcctttaaattgtttaacttggctcaaacgttttgggtagccttccacaagcttcccacaataagttgggtgaattttggcccattcctcctgacagagctggtgtaactgagtcatgtttgatggcctccttgctcgctcacactttttcagttcagctcacatattttctatagggttgaggtcagggctttgtgatggccactccaataccttgactttgttgtccttaagccattttgcttcaactttggaagtattctttgggtcattgtccatttggaagacctatttgcaaccaagctttaacttcctgactgatgtcttgagatgttgcttcaatatatccacgtaattttccgttctcatgatgccatctattttgtgaaatgcaccagtccctcctgcagcaaagcacccccacaacatgatgctgccacccccgtgcttcacggttgggatggtgttcttcggctaacaagcctcccctttttcctccaaacataacgatggtcattatggccaaacagttctatttttgtttcatcagaccagaggacctttctacaaaaagtaggatctttgtccccatgtgcagttgcaaaccatagtctggctttttttatggcgggttttggagcagtggcttgcttgctgagcggcctttcaggtgatgtcgatataggactcattttactgtggatatagatgattttgtacctgtttcctccagcatcttcacaaggtcctttgctgttctgggattgatttgcacttttcgcaccaaagtacgttcatctctaggagacagaatgcgtctccttcctgagcggtatgacggctgcgtggtcccatggtgtttatacttgcgtactattgtttaccTATGGAACAGCATACATAGAGGTAAGTAtcaaccaaacttgtggaggtttacaatttttttctgaggtcttggctgatttcttttgattttcccatgatgtcaagcaaagaggcagagtttgaaggtcggccttgaaatacatccacaggtacacctccaattgactcaaatgatgtcaattagcctatcagaatcttctaaagccatgacatccttttctgtaATCTTCCAtacacttagtgtatgtgaacttctgacccactggaattgtgatacagtgaattataagtgaaataatctgtctgtaaacaattgttggaaaaatgacttgtgtcatgaacaaagcagatgtcctaaccgacttgccaaaactatagtttgttaacaatacatttgtggagtggttgaaaaatgagttttaataactccaacctaagtgtatgtaaacttccgacttcaactgtaggtgtcctttggttgaatatgtgtttgaaatgtactactaaacagataattgtgtgtgtgaggtacagaaatgtagtcattcaaaaatcatgttaaacactattattacacacagagtgagtccatgcaacttatgtgacttgttaagcacatttttctcctgaacttatttaggcttgccttaacaaagggtttgaatacttattgactcaagcttttcgtttttaattcatttgtaaacatttctaaaaatataataggcagtgacaaaaaaaatcgacatttagtccattttaaattcaggttgcaacacaacaacacgtggaaaaagtcaagggatgtgaatactttctgaaggcagtatAAGCGTTTACAATGACATTATCGGTGTGCTTTTAACCAATTTTGAGTAGACATTGCCTACTAATTGgccgatgatgtcattggaaacttACTGTATCTTTATCTTTACATTGAAACTAGTCATTTTCACGTGCCGATGTTGGGATTGTGCTGGAAATGATGAATTTGATGTAGAGAAAATGTTGATGTTTGTCCTTTGTTCCTTAACCCACTGTATCAGTAATCTATTTTCATAGGGATTAATATGATTACCTGAAGTTCAGTTTGTATAATGATGAAGAATTTAAATTTGGCAGGAGGTTCCGGGTGGCATATCATTTCATaatatttgttttttaatttGTGTTTTGCCATAAGTAAATATGCCTGATCTAGCTTTACTGCTGTCTAATCTGTTATGCCTTATGGCTGTGTGGGTCAaagaaaaattaaaaaaaatatatatataatatatttttttattttattcaagaAAATAGCGTACAGACCATAATTATGTCAGACCAACTACAACTAAACATGTGTTTATTCCTTTATTATCTTGGTTCAAACAATAGTTTGTTATTACAGTGAAGTGGCAACAGTTGGCCTTGGTCTAAGCAGCTATCACAAGCTGCCCATCTAGACTACATCTAGACTGAACTCCCAGCTTGAGGGTGTTAAGGTGGTAAGCGATCCACTGACCCATTATGTGATGTTGCAGTGAATTTCACATCCTGGCTTTTCCCTCCAGATTTGGGGGAACAGCAGCAGCTTGGCGTCAATGGGGCATCATAATCACACGCAAGAAGGGCTCAAAAGCCCTGGTTACCCCACCAGGTGCCTGTCTGTTGAAGAGCTTTAGTTTAATCGAGGTGGACGAACATAGGCAATGGACCAGTAAGGGGCGAAGAGTGAGGGAGAATTGCAGTGGGTCAAAAGAGGATCAGGATAGGTCAGCAGGGGGTCAAAGGGAGGAGGAATGTCCTTGAGTCTCTCTTTTACTGCACATTTTCCATCATCTTGAGGAATTCTGAAAAAGAGTGACAAATCC
Encoded proteins:
- the LOC139416486 gene encoding transcription initiation factor TFIID subunit 13; the encoded protein is MAEEEDEAGFDEDLDDGAGGADGNHGKRKRLFSKELRCMMYGFGDDQNPYTESVDILEDLVIEFVTEMTHKAMSIGRQGRVQVEDIVFLIRKDPRKFARVKDLLTMNEELKRARKAFDEANYGS